The Vibrio tubiashii ATCC 19109 genome has a segment encoding these proteins:
- a CDS encoding DUF4442 domain-containing protein, protein MLSALSKANFYLNYFGFFKVPFIWLARPKILQLDSERVEIKIPLKRRTKNHLNSMYFGVLAVGADVAGGFMAMSKAQDCGKKVSLAFKAVEGQFLKRPEGDVHFVCEDGKLIDEMLAETFETGERVNKAVKITAICPTLHGDEPMAEFFLTLSLKQTGG, encoded by the coding sequence ATGTTGTCAGCATTGTCAAAAGCAAACTTCTATCTTAACTATTTCGGTTTCTTTAAAGTCCCATTTATCTGGTTGGCAAGACCAAAGATATTGCAGCTTGACTCGGAGCGAGTCGAAATCAAAATTCCGCTAAAACGCAGAACGAAGAATCACCTCAACAGTATGTATTTTGGCGTACTTGCGGTAGGCGCGGATGTGGCCGGAGGGTTTATGGCGATGAGTAAAGCCCAAGATTGTGGCAAGAAAGTATCGCTCGCCTTTAAAGCCGTCGAAGGGCAGTTTTTAAAACGCCCGGAAGGCGATGTTCACTTCGTGTGTGAAGATGGCAAGTTGATTGATGAAATGCTTGCTGAAACGTTTGAGACAGGTGAACGGGTGAATAAAGCGGTAAAAATAACCGCCATATGTCCAACTCTTCACGGAGACGAACCAATGGCGGAGTTCTTTCTTACTCTGTCACTGAAGCAAACGGGTGGCTGA
- a CDS encoding CvfB family protein, with the protein MIKVGQINHLEVVKRADFGLFLDAGDYGTTLLPNRFVPEGVEVGDSLDAFLYFDSDSQLVATTETPIAQVGEWGLMKIEGVNSTGAFADWGIKGKDLLIPFSEQRARFAMGQTVLVYVYTDKASGRIVGTTKFNKWLDKTPANYQRNQQVDLIIAERSDLGFKAIVEGQHWGMIFKSDVFGKLFIGKKLKGYIKSVREDGKIDLSLQKVGVGKMDDLSQKVLDLLEKKGGFLPLNDKSSPEAIFAAFRTSKGTFKKTIGGLYKQGKIVIDKEGIRLA; encoded by the coding sequence ATGATTAAAGTTGGTCAGATTAACCACTTAGAAGTAGTAAAAAGAGCCGATTTCGGCCTATTTCTTGATGCTGGCGATTATGGTACGACCTTGTTGCCAAATCGATTTGTTCCAGAAGGTGTAGAAGTAGGTGATTCTCTAGACGCTTTTTTATACTTCGATTCTGACAGTCAGTTAGTCGCCACAACTGAAACGCCAATCGCTCAAGTGGGTGAATGGGGTTTGATGAAAATTGAAGGTGTGAACTCTACGGGTGCATTTGCTGATTGGGGTATTAAAGGCAAAGATCTACTTATTCCCTTTAGTGAACAGCGCGCCCGTTTTGCAATGGGGCAAACTGTTTTAGTTTATGTCTACACCGATAAGGCATCAGGTCGTATCGTAGGTACCACTAAATTTAACAAGTGGCTTGATAAGACACCAGCAAACTACCAACGCAATCAACAGGTGGATCTAATTATCGCAGAGCGAAGCGACTTAGGTTTCAAAGCGATTGTTGAAGGTCAGCACTGGGGTATGATTTTTAAATCTGATGTGTTCGGTAAGCTGTTTATTGGCAAAAAGCTGAAGGGATACATTAAGAGCGTTCGTGAAGATGGCAAGATCGATCTTTCTCTGCAAAAGGTAGGTGTTGGCAAAATGGACGACTTGAGTCAGAAGGTGCTGGACCTGCTAGAGAAGAAAGGGGGTTTCCTTCCTCTTAATGACAAATCTTCTCCAGAAGCAATTTTTGCTGCCTTCCGCACCAGTAAAGGCACGTTTAAGAAAACGATCGGTGGATTATACAAGCAAGGAAAAATCGTTATCGATAAAGAAGGCATTCGCCTCGCTTAG
- the rsmF gene encoding 16S rRNA (cytosine(1407)-C(5))-methyltransferase RsmF has translation MHHNVYLPEEFLSEIESILPQGLNMDDFVAACQRPLRKSIRVNTLKITVDEFLERAKGKGWQLEAVPWCHEGFWIEADESEVPLGNTAEHMSGLFYIQEASSMMPVSALFQQSNEFESVLDMAAAPGSKTTQIAACMGNSGVLVANEFSASRVKVLHANIERCGVRNAALSNFDGRVFGGWLPEQFDAVLIDAPCSGEGTVRKDADAMKNWTKESVISISDTQKDLIESAFHALKPGGVMVYSTCTLSIEENQQVCHHLKEVFDEEVSFESLSDLFPDADKALTEEGFLHIFPQVYDCEGFFVARIRKLGSVEAPKVKKRLGKFPFEKANTKTQADIQTQLKATLDIDLPSDCSVWLRDNDVWLFPHALEPMLGELRFSRMGIKIAEAHKKGYRWQHQVATALTNGTEATSVALSVDDAREWFMGRDVRPEGLSGKGEVIVKLGNDVIGLGKWVGNRIKNGLPRELVRDKNLF, from the coding sequence ATTCGAGTCAATACGCTGAAAATAACCGTAGATGAATTTCTTGAACGAGCTAAAGGCAAAGGTTGGCAATTAGAAGCAGTACCTTGGTGCCATGAAGGTTTTTGGATTGAAGCAGATGAGTCTGAAGTTCCGCTAGGAAACACCGCTGAACATATGTCAGGTCTATTCTACATTCAAGAAGCCAGTTCAATGATGCCCGTTTCTGCACTGTTTCAGCAAAGCAATGAGTTCGAAAGTGTACTTGATATGGCTGCTGCTCCAGGCTCAAAAACCACTCAGATTGCTGCTTGTATGGGAAATAGCGGTGTATTGGTAGCGAATGAGTTTTCTGCCAGTCGAGTCAAAGTCTTGCATGCCAATATTGAGCGTTGTGGGGTTCGCAATGCGGCATTGAGCAACTTCGATGGTCGCGTTTTCGGCGGCTGGCTACCAGAGCAGTTCGATGCGGTACTGATTGATGCTCCTTGTTCTGGGGAGGGAACCGTACGCAAAGATGCAGACGCAATGAAAAACTGGACAAAAGAGTCTGTTATTTCCATTTCAGATACGCAGAAAGATCTGATTGAAAGTGCGTTTCATGCTTTGAAACCTGGTGGCGTGATGGTGTACTCCACCTGTACGTTGAGCATTGAAGAAAATCAGCAAGTTTGTCATCACCTCAAAGAGGTGTTTGATGAAGAGGTGAGTTTTGAAAGCTTGAGCGACCTTTTTCCAGACGCGGACAAAGCCCTAACTGAAGAGGGTTTCTTGCACATATTCCCTCAAGTTTATGACTGCGAAGGCTTCTTTGTTGCCCGCATACGAAAGCTTGGTTCGGTCGAAGCACCGAAAGTGAAGAAAAGACTGGGCAAGTTTCCTTTCGAAAAAGCAAATACCAAAACCCAAGCTGACATTCAAACCCAGCTAAAAGCAACCTTAGATATCGACCTACCTAGCGATTGTTCTGTTTGGCTACGCGACAACGATGTATGGTTATTTCCACACGCGTTGGAGCCTATGCTAGGCGAATTGCGCTTTTCACGAATGGGCATAAAGATCGCCGAGGCTCATAAAAAAGGTTATCGCTGGCAGCATCAAGTGGCAACAGCACTTACTAACGGAACTGAGGCAACATCAGTAGCACTTTCAGTCGACGATGCTAGAGAATGGTTTATGGGTCGTGATGTTCGCCCCGAGGGCCTATCAGGCAAAGGTGAAGTGATCGTTAAATTAGGTAACGATGTGATTGGTCTAGGAAAATGGGTTGGAAATCGAATTAAGAATGGTTTACCGCGTGAATTAGTAAGAGATAAAAATCTATTCTAA